The following are encoded in a window of Bacillus sp. SORGH_AS_0510 genomic DNA:
- a CDS encoding aspartate kinase: protein MGLVVQKFGGTSVGSVERILNVASRVKEEIEQENNVVVVVSAMGKSTDQLVGLAKEISNVPNKREMDMLLSTGEQVTIALLSMALNQQGIPAVSFTGWQAGIVTEPVHGNARISNINTETIKRQLGEGKVVIVAGFQGITEDGEITTLGRGGSDTTAVALAAALHADKCDIYTDVTGVFTTDPRYVKEARKLLSVSYDEMLELANLGAGVLHPRAVEFAKNYQVRLEVRSSMEKIEGTVIEGEATMEQNLVVRGVAFEDEITKVTVLGLTNSLTSLSTIFTTLAQNQINVDIIIQSTTEGGSANLSFSIHTNDLLETLKVLEDNKAVLGYEQLDAENKLAKVSIVGSGMISNPGVAAKMFEVLASNDIQIKMVSTSEIKVSAVLEEKNMLKAVELLHSAFELGNE from the coding sequence ATGGGCTTAGTTGTTCAGAAATTCGGGGGAACCTCCGTTGGCAGTGTAGAGAGAATTTTAAATGTTGCATCACGTGTAAAAGAGGAGATTGAACAAGAGAATAACGTAGTGGTCGTTGTTTCTGCAATGGGAAAATCTACGGATCAGCTTGTAGGTCTAGCGAAGGAAATTTCCAATGTACCAAATAAGCGGGAGATGGATATGCTGCTTTCAACAGGAGAGCAGGTAACCATTGCTTTATTATCCATGGCTTTAAATCAGCAGGGGATTCCGGCAGTTTCATTTACAGGATGGCAGGCAGGAATTGTGACAGAACCTGTTCATGGAAATGCCCGCATTTCAAACATCAATACAGAAACGATAAAAAGACAGCTTGGAGAGGGAAAAGTTGTGATTGTTGCCGGATTCCAAGGGATTACAGAAGATGGTGAAATCACCACGCTTGGCCGAGGTGGATCCGATACAACAGCGGTAGCTTTAGCAGCGGCCTTACATGCAGACAAATGTGATATTTACACGGATGTAACAGGTGTATTTACTACAGATCCTAGATATGTCAAAGAAGCACGCAAGTTATTATCTGTTTCTTATGACGAGATGCTAGAACTTGCCAATCTCGGTGCAGGTGTTTTGCATCCTAGAGCGGTAGAGTTCGCGAAAAATTATCAGGTGAGACTTGAAGTGCGGTCAAGTATGGAGAAAATTGAGGGAACAGTCATAGAGGGGGAAGCAACAATGGAACAGAATTTAGTTGTACGTGGTGTCGCATTTGAAGATGAAATTACAAAGGTTACCGTATTAGGGCTAACTAATTCTTTAACCAGCTTATCTACAATTTTTACTACACTAGCTCAAAACCAAATCAACGTGGATATTATCATTCAAAGTACAACAGAGGGTGGATCAGCGAATCTTTCTTTTTCCATCCATACAAATGATTTGTTAGAGACGTTAAAAGTCCTAGAAGATAATAAGGCAGTACTTGGATATGAGCAACTGGATGCAGAAAATAAATTAGCAAAGGTATCTATTGTTGGTTCAGGTATGATATCGAACCCAGGTGTGGCAGCGAAAATGTTTGAAGTTCTTGCTTCAAATGATATTCAGATTAAAATGGTCAGCACATCTGAAATTAAGGTGTCAGCTGTTTTAGAAGAAAAGAATATGTTGAAAGCAGTCGAACTCCTCCACAGTGCATTTGAACTAGGAAATGAATAA
- a CDS encoding YslB family protein, whose translation MKESTAVEQHLNTSELEPRTISMFGYEIIREHLLPDILGKDTPEILYWAGKRLARKFPLPDLEKLIEFFTNASWGQLVVIKETKNEMELELFSPLIVSRVKTKAEHFFQLEAGFLAQQIEMQKEVIAETFEHPVKKANKVQFTVKWDRKDSTF comes from the coding sequence GTGAAAGAAAGTACAGCCGTTGAACAACATTTGAATACTTCAGAACTCGAACCAAGAACCATTTCCATGTTTGGGTATGAAATCATTAGGGAACATCTTCTACCAGATATCTTAGGGAAGGACACACCCGAAATCTTATACTGGGCAGGAAAACGCCTTGCACGAAAGTTCCCTTTACCTGACCTAGAAAAACTGATTGAGTTTTTTACCAACGCATCATGGGGACAGCTAGTCGTTATAAAAGAAACAAAGAACGAAATGGAACTTGAACTATTTAGTCCACTGATTGTGTCCCGCGTAAAAACAAAAGCAGAGCACTTCTTTCAGCTGGAAGCAGGCTTCCTAGCCCAACAAATTGAAATGCAAAAAGAAGTAATCGCTGAAACCTTCGAACATCCCGTAAAAAAAGCAAACAAAGTCCAATTCACTGTAAAGTGGGATCGGAAAGATTCAACATTTTAG
- a CDS encoding succinate dehydrogenase cytochrome b558 subunit, which produces MAGNREFANRRLHSLLGVIPIGVFLTQHLVVNHFITGGPESFNKAAGFMGSLPFRIVLETVIIYLPLLFHAIYGLYIAFTAKSNVKRFGFFRNWMFMLQRVTGVITLIFITWHVWQTRVAAAFGAEVSYDMMHNILTSPFMFVFYLVGILSAIFHFANGLWSFLVSWGITVSPRSQVISTYVTVGVFVVLSFIGIQTLIEFVK; this is translated from the coding sequence ATGGCGGGGAATCGAGAGTTTGCTAATCGCAGATTACATTCGCTGCTTGGGGTCATTCCGATTGGAGTGTTTCTTACACAGCATCTTGTAGTCAACCATTTTATCACTGGAGGTCCAGAATCTTTCAATAAAGCAGCTGGCTTTATGGGAAGTCTACCATTCCGTATTGTCTTAGAAACTGTAATTATTTATTTACCATTGCTATTTCATGCAATCTATGGTCTTTATATTGCTTTTACCGCTAAAAGTAATGTTAAAAGATTTGGTTTCTTTAGGAACTGGATGTTCATGCTTCAACGTGTAACAGGTGTAATCACGCTTATCTTTATAACATGGCACGTTTGGCAAACGCGTGTAGCAGCGGCATTTGGTGCCGAAGTGTCCTATGATATGATGCATAATATTTTGACATCACCATTTATGTTTGTTTTCTACTTAGTGGGAATCCTTTCAGCAATTTTCCACTTTGCAAATGGACTTTGGTCTTTCTTAGTAAGCTGGGGGATTACAGTATCACCTCGCTCACAAGTCATTTCTACATACGTGACTGTTGGTGTATTTGTGGTTCTTTCATTCATTGGAATTCAAACACTTATTGAATTTGTTAAATAA
- the sdhA gene encoding succinate dehydrogenase flavoprotein subunit produces the protein MGKGKVIVVGGGLAGLMATIKAAESGTPVELFSLVPVKRSHSVCAQGGINGAVNTKGEGDSPWIHFDDTIYGGDFLANQPPVKAMCDAAPGIINLFDRMGVMFNRTPEGLLDFRRFGGTQHHRTAFAGATTGQQLLYALDEQVRRHEVDGLVTKYEGWEFLGAVVDDEGICRGIVAQDLKTMEIRSFAADAVIMATGGPGIIFGKSTNSVINTGSAASIVYQQGAYYANGEMIQIHPTAIPGDDKLRLMSESARGEGGRIWTYKDGKPWYFLEEKYPAYGNLVPRDIATREIFDVCVRQKLGVNGENMVFLDLSHKDPHELDVKLGGIIEIYEKFMGDNPRKVPMKIFPAVHYSMGGLWVDYDQMTNIPGLFAAGECDYSQHGANRLGANSLLSAVYGGMVAGPNAVKYINGLEKSSEAVSSTVFDRHVKEQEEKWNSVMSLDGTENAYVLHKELGEWMTDNVTVVRYNDKLQQTDEKIQELLERYQNININDTSKWSNQGAAFTRQLQNMLQLARVITIGALNRNESRGAHYKPEFPERNDEEFMKTTMAKFVDAASAPAFHYEDIDVSLIQPRKRDYTTKH, from the coding sequence ATGGGTAAAGGTAAAGTGATCGTAGTCGGCGGCGGATTAGCTGGCTTAATGGCTACTATCAAGGCTGCAGAATCAGGAACTCCGGTAGAGCTTTTTTCTCTTGTTCCGGTTAAACGTTCTCACTCTGTTTGTGCCCAAGGCGGTATTAATGGAGCAGTAAACACAAAAGGTGAAGGTGATTCCCCGTGGATTCACTTTGACGATACGATTTATGGCGGAGACTTTTTAGCAAATCAGCCTCCGGTTAAAGCGATGTGTGATGCAGCACCTGGTATTATCAATTTATTTGACCGGATGGGTGTTATGTTTAACCGTACACCAGAAGGTTTATTAGATTTCCGTCGTTTCGGAGGAACACAACATCACCGTACGGCATTTGCTGGAGCAACAACTGGACAGCAATTGCTATATGCGTTAGATGAGCAGGTTCGCCGCCATGAAGTGGACGGATTAGTTACGAAGTATGAGGGTTGGGAGTTCCTTGGTGCAGTTGTTGACGATGAAGGCATCTGCCGCGGAATTGTTGCTCAGGACTTAAAAACGATGGAAATCAGATCGTTTGCCGCTGATGCAGTCATTATGGCAACTGGTGGCCCTGGTATTATTTTTGGTAAGTCAACGAATTCTGTCATCAATACAGGCTCCGCTGCTTCTATTGTTTATCAGCAAGGTGCATATTATGCAAACGGTGAAATGATTCAAATTCACCCAACAGCTATTCCGGGCGATGATAAGCTTCGCTTAATGAGTGAATCAGCTCGTGGTGAAGGTGGTCGTATCTGGACTTATAAAGACGGAAAACCTTGGTACTTCCTTGAGGAAAAATATCCTGCTTACGGAAACCTGGTTCCACGTGATATCGCGACACGTGAAATCTTTGATGTCTGTGTTCGTCAAAAGCTTGGCGTTAATGGCGAAAACATGGTATTCCTGGATTTATCACATAAGGATCCGCATGAGTTGGACGTAAAACTTGGTGGAATCATTGAAATTTATGAAAAATTCATGGGTGATAACCCACGTAAAGTTCCAATGAAAATCTTCCCTGCAGTTCATTATTCAATGGGCGGACTATGGGTTGATTATGACCAAATGACAAATATCCCAGGTCTTTTTGCTGCTGGTGAGTGTGATTATTCACAACACGGTGCTAACCGATTGGGTGCAAACTCATTGCTTTCAGCTGTTTACGGTGGAATGGTTGCAGGACCAAATGCAGTGAAATATATCAATGGACTTGAGAAGAGTTCTGAAGCTGTTTCTTCTACTGTTTTTGATCGTCACGTAAAGGAACAGGAAGAAAAATGGAATTCTGTTATGTCTCTTGATGGTACAGAAAATGCTTACGTCCTTCACAAAGAACTTGGTGAATGGATGACAGATAACGTTACAGTTGTTCGTTACAACGACAAGCTGCAACAAACGGATGAAAAGATTCAGGAGCTATTAGAACGCTACCAGAACATCAACATCAACGATACATCAAAATGGAGCAACCAAGGGGCTGCCTTCACAAGACAATTACAAAATATGCTTCAATTAGCACGTGTTATTACAATCGGAGCATTAAATCGTAATGAGAGCCGTGGTGCCCATTATAAGCCAGAATTCCCTGAGCGAAACGATGAAGAGTTTATGAAAACTACAATGGCGAAGTTTGTTGATGCTGCATCAGCACCAGCCTTCCATTATGAAGACATCGACGTTTCATTAATTCAGCCACGGAAACGAGATTACACTACAAAGCATTAA
- the sdhB gene encoding succinate dehydrogenase iron-sulfur subunit, with product MSENKTVKFIVMRQDSPDSAPYEEEFEVAYRPNMNVISALMEIRKNPVNAKGQASTPITWEMNCLEEVCGACSMVINGKPRQSCSALIDQLEQPIRLEPMRTFPVVRDLAVDRSRMFDALKKVKAWIPIDGTYDLGPGPRMPEKKRQWAYELSKCMTCGVCLEACPNVNSKSDFIGPQPLSQVRLFNAHPTGEMNKAERLEAIMGEGGLANCGNSQNCVQSCPKGIPLTTSIAALNRDTTFQSFRNFFGSDHS from the coding sequence ATGTCTGAAAATAAAACGGTTAAATTTATTGTCATGCGTCAGGATTCACCGGATTCAGCTCCTTACGAGGAGGAATTTGAGGTTGCATATCGACCGAATATGAACGTCATTTCCGCTTTAATGGAAATTCGTAAAAATCCTGTGAACGCCAAGGGACAAGCCTCTACCCCAATCACTTGGGAAATGAACTGTCTCGAAGAAGTCTGTGGCGCTTGTTCCATGGTTATTAACGGAAAGCCTCGTCAATCCTGTTCGGCTCTAATTGATCAATTAGAGCAGCCGATTCGTCTAGAACCTATGAGAACGTTCCCTGTAGTAAGGGACCTTGCGGTTGACCGCAGCAGAATGTTTGATGCGTTGAAGAAAGTTAAAGCATGGATTCCTATTGATGGAACTTACGATTTAGGACCAGGACCTCGTATGCCTGAGAAAAAGCGTCAGTGGGCCTATGAACTTTCTAAATGTATGACATGTGGTGTATGCCTTGAGGCGTGTCCAAATGTTAATAGTAAGTCTGACTTTATCGGTCCGCAGCCGCTTTCACAGGTTCGCCTATTTAACGCTCATCCAACTGGGGAAATGAACAAGGCTGAGCGTTTAGAAGCAATTATGGGTGAAGGTGGTCTAGCGAACTGTGGTAACTCGCAAAACTGTGTTCAATCTTGCCCTAAAGGTATCCCGTTGACTACTTCTATTGCAGCGTTGAACCGTGATACGACGTTCCAATCGTTTAGAAACTTCTTCGGAAGTGACCATAGCTAA
- a CDS encoding class D sortase, whose product MKPKLPLLIILIGVIVLGIGIWQLIDGKLQTNQSLQKAKELVSHQPADPQVKRKPVSPPPQTGDTVGLLAIPKIKAELAIIEGTDPDDLEKGVGHYKGSYYPGDRGQIVLSGHRDTVFRRLGELKIGDSLKMQMPFGNFTYEITHTKIVKSDDTSIITLQKQQEELILTTCYPFRYVGNAPKRYIIYAKLKGS is encoded by the coding sequence TTGAAACCAAAGCTTCCGCTGCTCATTATTCTAATAGGTGTTATTGTTTTAGGAATCGGTATCTGGCAGTTAATTGATGGTAAGCTCCAAACAAATCAATCACTGCAGAAGGCCAAAGAATTAGTTTCACATCAGCCTGCAGATCCCCAAGTAAAAAGGAAACCCGTTAGTCCTCCTCCACAAACAGGTGATACGGTCGGATTATTAGCTATTCCAAAAATTAAAGCAGAGCTGGCTATAATAGAAGGAACAGATCCGGATGACCTTGAGAAAGGGGTCGGACATTATAAAGGTTCCTATTATCCTGGGGATCGGGGGCAAATTGTTTTGTCGGGGCATCGCGATACCGTATTTCGCCGATTAGGGGAGCTCAAGATCGGAGACTCACTAAAGATGCAAATGCCTTTTGGGAATTTTACATATGAAATTACCCATACGAAAATAGTAAAATCGGATGATACAAGCATTATTACCTTACAAAAACAACAAGAGGAATTAATTTTGACAACGTGCTATCCATTTCGATATGTAGGAAATGCTCCAAAACGATATATTATTTATGCAAAGCTTAAAGGTTCCTAA
- the gerE gene encoding spore germination transcription factor GerE, whose translation MKENDYNHKPLLTKREREVFELLVQDKTTKEIAGELFISEKTVRNHISNAMQKLGVKGRSQAVVELLRMGELEL comes from the coding sequence TTGAAGGAGAATGATTATAATCACAAGCCGTTACTCACCAAACGTGAAAGAGAAGTATTCGAATTACTAGTACAAGATAAAACAACGAAAGAAATCGCTGGTGAATTATTTATAAGCGAAAAGACGGTTCGAAATCACATATCAAATGCCATGCAAAAGCTTGGTGTTAAGGGGCGTTCACAAGCAGTTGTAGAGCTCCTTCGAATGGGAGAGCTAGAACTATAA
- a CDS encoding PAS domain-containing sensor histidine kinase, which yields MNGSVEAIKCEKKRLLTHFLHNNLSRYETLFACNPDSIFIMDLEGHLVQVNPTFKRLTEFGEEESLRLKLQFLFPIENINKVFHHFHKACFGEFQNFDCIMQSKSGQLIDLNVTIVPISVDDQIVGVCAVAKDISQLKRKKEEARKMEIMHHLLTDNVLDIIISTSLSGEIQYVSPSCEHILGYVSDELIRQNLFSLLHTDDFERAFQDRKKVLNEHVNGRSSYRVAKKNGEIRWVEILCKPIIDPDTQHVLEIVSVIRDITERMKAEEDLKSRKKAFQDLIEHSPDAVVIVNEEKILFINETGIRLLGATSSEEITSKHVLDFIHPTDYPKARKRMRSIMDGETTDFIEYKMNRLDGTVLHAEIKSIPTIFHNQMAQHTIIRDISERKKTQELILNSEKLSVAGQLAAGIAHEVRNPLTAIKGFLQLMENKIENHSYFGIIQSEIDRIELILSELLVLAKPQEMKFELENIITLMENVKTLIDTQAIMNGVQIKTLYGHERFMIRCDKNQLKQVFINFMKNSIEAMPKGGVITIEMKRHSEDKVKLIFKDTGSGMPQNVLKRIGEPFFSTKEGGTGLGIMISKQIIENHNGDIHFWSDQKGTMIELILPMEN from the coding sequence ATGAATGGTTCTGTTGAAGCAATTAAGTGTGAAAAAAAACGGTTATTGACACATTTTCTACATAATAATCTAAGCAGATATGAAACCTTGTTTGCTTGTAATCCAGATAGTATTTTTATAATGGACTTAGAAGGCCATCTAGTTCAAGTGAATCCTACGTTTAAAAGATTAACAGAATTCGGAGAGGAAGAATCCTTGCGATTAAAACTCCAATTTCTATTTCCCATTGAAAATATAAATAAAGTATTCCATCATTTTCATAAAGCATGTTTCGGAGAATTCCAAAACTTTGATTGCATAATGCAAAGCAAATCGGGTCAACTAATCGATTTGAATGTAACCATTGTGCCAATCAGTGTAGATGACCAAATTGTGGGTGTTTGCGCAGTTGCAAAAGATATTTCCCAGTTAAAAAGAAAAAAAGAAGAAGCAAGAAAAATGGAGATCATGCATCACCTATTGACTGATAATGTGCTGGATATCATTATTAGTACTAGTTTATCAGGAGAGATTCAGTATGTTTCTCCCTCCTGTGAGCATATCCTTGGATATGTATCTGATGAACTAATCAGACAAAATCTTTTTTCACTATTACATACGGACGATTTTGAACGTGCTTTTCAGGACCGAAAAAAGGTTCTGAATGAACATGTGAATGGAAGAAGCTCCTATCGAGTAGCTAAAAAAAATGGTGAGATTAGATGGGTAGAGATCCTTTGTAAACCTATTATCGATCCAGATACCCAACATGTATTAGAAATAGTAAGTGTTATTAGAGATATTACGGAACGTATGAAAGCAGAAGAAGATTTAAAGAGCCGTAAAAAAGCGTTCCAGGATTTAATTGAGCATTCACCGGATGCCGTGGTAATCGTGAATGAGGAAAAAATTTTATTTATCAATGAAACAGGGATTCGACTTTTAGGCGCCACCTCTAGTGAGGAGATAACGAGCAAACACGTTCTTGATTTCATCCATCCTACTGATTATCCTAAGGCAAGAAAAAGAATGAGGTCTATTATGGATGGAGAAACAACGGACTTTATTGAATATAAAATGAACCGCTTAGATGGTACGGTCCTTCATGCAGAGATTAAATCCATTCCAACCATTTTTCATAATCAAATGGCTCAACATACGATTATCCGTGATATATCAGAGCGAAAAAAAACGCAGGAATTAATCTTAAACTCTGAAAAACTGAGTGTGGCAGGGCAATTAGCCGCAGGGATTGCTCATGAGGTCAGAAATCCTTTGACCGCGATAAAAGGGTTCCTCCAGTTAATGGAAAATAAAATAGAGAATCATTCGTATTTTGGAATTATCCAATCCGAAATAGACCGGATCGAGCTCATTTTAAGTGAATTATTGGTGTTGGCTAAACCGCAAGAGATGAAGTTTGAGTTGGAGAATATCATTACCCTTATGGAAAATGTAAAGACCTTAATAGATACACAAGCTATTATGAACGGAGTGCAAATAAAAACTTTATATGGCCATGAGCGTTTTATGATACGCTGTGATAAAAATCAGTTGAAACAAGTGTTTATTAATTTTATGAAGAACTCAATAGAGGCTATGCCTAAAGGCGGGGTTATTACAATAGAGATGAAAAGGCATAGTGAAGACAAGGTAAAACTCATATTTAAAGATACAGGAAGTGGAATGCCACAGAATGTCTTAAAAAGAATCGGTGAACCGTTTTTTTCAACTAAGGAAGGCGGCACCGGATTAGGAATCATGATTTCAAAGCAAATCATTGAGAACCATAATGGCGATATACATTTTTGGAGCGACCAAAAGGGAACAATGATTGAACTCATTTTGCCTATGGAAAATTAG
- a CDS encoding MarR family winged helix-turn-helix transcriptional regulator encodes MKLENSQKVNGDVVANIEKDLRYISGIIKQKGREMLGNYKITPPQFVALQWLFEDGDMTIGELSNKMYLACSTTTDLVDRMEKNLLVERVKDPSDRRVVRIHLLEEGKRIIDEVIKKRQVYLEEILIDFTTEEILLLQNGLKKLHQEMR; translated from the coding sequence ATGAAACTCGAAAATTCACAAAAAGTGAATGGGGATGTAGTTGCAAATATTGAAAAGGATCTTCGGTATATTTCCGGAATCATTAAGCAAAAAGGAAGAGAAATGCTGGGAAATTATAAAATTACTCCTCCTCAATTTGTAGCATTGCAGTGGCTCTTTGAAGACGGTGACATGACCATCGGTGAGCTTTCTAATAAAATGTATTTAGCATGCAGTACGACAACCGACCTTGTCGACCGTATGGAAAAGAACCTGCTTGTTGAACGGGTAAAAGACCCGAGTGACCGTCGCGTGGTCCGGATTCATTTGTTAGAGGAAGGCAAGCGGATAATCGATGAAGTGATCAAAAAGCGTCAAGTATATCTAGAGGAAATTTTAATTGATTTTACAACAGAAGAAATACTTCTTCTTCAAAATGGATTAAAGAAACTACATCAAGAAATGCGTTAA
- the racE gene encoding glutamate racemase, with amino-acid sequence MKQPIGVIDSGVGGLTVAKEVMRQLPNEKIIYLGDTARCPYGPRSTKEVRRFTWEMTRFLLEKNIKMLVIACNTATAAALDDIRKELSIPVIGVINPGARAAIKKTKNYRVGMIGTEVTVKSGAYEKALKSLNSRIFVKGHACPKFVPLVESGEYGGPIAEKIVNESLKPMLQQNLDTLILGCTHYPLLESLIKQTMGAEVNVISSGDETAREISAILEYNDLLETCEEEPEHEFYTTGSRRIFSKIASQWLGYPINSVNKIKL; translated from the coding sequence TTGAAACAACCAATAGGTGTGATTGATTCTGGTGTCGGTGGATTAACCGTTGCTAAGGAGGTAATGAGACAGCTTCCCAATGAAAAAATCATCTATTTAGGTGATACTGCACGCTGTCCCTATGGGCCAAGATCAACGAAGGAAGTAAGGCGTTTTACATGGGAGATGACACGATTTCTATTAGAAAAAAACATTAAGATGCTTGTCATTGCCTGTAATACAGCTACTGCTGCAGCGCTTGATGATATTCGTAAGGAACTTTCAATTCCTGTTATCGGTGTCATTAACCCTGGTGCACGTGCTGCCATTAAAAAAACAAAGAACTACCGTGTAGGCATGATCGGAACAGAAGTAACAGTAAAGAGCGGTGCCTATGAAAAAGCATTGAAATCACTAAATAGCCGTATTTTTGTAAAAGGACACGCATGTCCTAAATTTGTGCCGCTTGTTGAAAGTGGAGAGTATGGCGGACCGATTGCTGAAAAAATTGTCAATGAGTCACTAAAGCCCATGCTCCAGCAAAATTTAGATACGCTCATTTTAGGCTGCACACATTATCCATTGCTTGAATCTCTTATTAAACAAACAATGGGTGCTGAAGTGAATGTGATTAGTTCTGGGGATGAAACTGCCCGTGAAATCAGTGCGATCCTTGAATACAATGATTTGCTTGAGACCTGTGAGGAAGAACCTGAACATGAGTTTTACACTACAGGGTCTAGAAGAATCTTTTCTAAAATTGCTTCACAATGGCTCGGATATCCTATAAATTCGGTGAATAAAATTAAACTATAA
- a CDS encoding GerMN domain-containing protein: MSNNKAKIIGLTVLTSTVLLSGCGLFGTETQKKIDPPKTVVQNKTSKETTATSKEKAENTVKTELYLIDKNGYVVPQTLDLPKTASIAKQALEYLVANGPVTEKLPNDFRAVLPEDTELSVDISKEGVATVNFSKEFKNYQPADEMKILQSVTWTLTQFDNVKSVKLKMNGHALTEMPVNGTPISENLSRATGINFDTTDVVDITNTKPVTVYYIGGEEGSYYYVPVTRRVSVKETDNIVAVVNELVKGPSEKSNLVSEFMPDVKLLDAPKNEDGKVTLNFNENVYGSFEEKVISQHLLDSLVLSLTEQTGIEKVAIQVKGKAELKNDKGKKLSEPVTRPEKVNTGSF; encoded by the coding sequence ATGTCTAATAATAAAGCAAAAATCATTGGTTTGACTGTTCTTACTTCAACTGTACTGCTTTCTGGCTGTGGTTTGTTCGGGACCGAAACACAAAAGAAAATTGATCCGCCAAAAACAGTCGTTCAAAACAAGACTAGTAAGGAAACAACAGCAACAAGTAAAGAGAAAGCAGAAAATACCGTTAAAACAGAATTATATTTAATAGATAAAAATGGGTATGTCGTACCACAAACACTTGATTTGCCAAAAACAGCATCAATTGCCAAACAAGCATTAGAGTATTTAGTTGCAAACGGACCAGTAACGGAGAAGCTTCCTAATGATTTTAGAGCGGTTCTCCCAGAAGATACCGAGCTATCTGTTGATATTAGTAAAGAAGGTGTCGCAACAGTAAATTTCTCGAAGGAATTTAAGAATTACCAGCCGGCAGACGAGATGAAGATTCTACAGTCAGTCACATGGACACTTACTCAATTTGATAATGTAAAATCAGTCAAGCTTAAAATGAATGGCCACGCATTAACGGAAATGCCTGTGAATGGAACGCCAATCAGCGAAAATCTGTCTAGAGCAACCGGTATTAACTTCGATACAACAGATGTAGTGGATATCACGAACACGAAGCCTGTGACCGTCTATTATATCGGTGGAGAAGAAGGTTCTTATTACTATGTACCAGTTACACGCAGGGTAAGTGTAAAAGAAACTGATAATATCGTTGCCGTTGTAAACGAGCTAGTGAAAGGTCCTAGTGAGAAATCAAACCTTGTCTCAGAGTTTATGCCTGATGTAAAACTACTAGATGCTCCTAAAAATGAAGACGGAAAGGTAACTTTAAACTTCAATGAAAATGTATATGGCAGCTTTGAGGAAAAAGTTATCTCTCAACATTTATTAGATTCACTAGTTCTTTCCTTAACGGAACAAACAGGCATTGAGAAGGTGGCTATCCAAGTAAAAGGAAAAGCTGAGCTTAAAAATGATAAAGGGAAAAAACTATCAGAACCAGTTACTCGTCCAGAAAAAGTCAACACAGGTAGTTTTTAA
- the rph gene encoding ribonuclease PH, whose amino-acid sequence MRVDGREPLQLRPIHIETNYLMHPEGSVLISVGNTKVICTASIEERVPPFMRGEGKGWITAEYSMLPRATETRNIRESSKGKVSGRTMEIQRLIGRALRAIVDLSALGERTVWIDCDVIQADGGTRTASITGAFVAMALALNKLAVKKNLSKFPITDYLAATSVGILQNKQIVLDLNYAEDSKAEVDMNVVMTGNGEFVELQGTGEESTFSYEQLQGLLKAAQEGLMELFEQQKEALGEDITKKIESRRKK is encoded by the coding sequence GTGCGTGTGGATGGAAGAGAACCATTACAACTAAGACCAATACATATTGAAACGAATTATTTAATGCATCCGGAAGGTTCTGTCCTTATATCTGTTGGTAATACAAAGGTGATTTGTACAGCAAGCATTGAGGAGAGGGTCCCTCCTTTTATGAGAGGAGAAGGAAAAGGCTGGATTACAGCAGAGTACTCTATGCTGCCAAGAGCGACAGAAACGCGAAATATCCGGGAATCATCAAAAGGAAAGGTTTCTGGCCGCACAATGGAGATTCAGCGGTTAATCGGCCGTGCCCTTAGAGCCATTGTGGATCTTAGCGCACTCGGCGAAAGAACTGTATGGATTGATTGTGATGTTATTCAAGCGGACGGCGGTACTCGTACAGCTTCTATCACGGGTGCATTTGTTGCAATGGCGCTTGCACTTAATAAACTAGCAGTGAAAAAGAATTTATCGAAGTTTCCTATTACTGATTATCTAGCAGCAACAAGTGTTGGAATTCTGCAAAACAAGCAAATCGTACTAGACTTAAACTATGCGGAGGATTCTAAAGCCGAGGTAGATATGAATGTGGTCATGACAGGAAATGGTGAATTTGTCGAATTACAAGGGACAGGAGAAGAATCGACGTTCTCCTATGAACAGCTTCAAGGACTCCTTAAAGCGGCACAAGAAGGGCTAATGGAGCTGTTTGAACAGCAAAAAGAGGCATTGGGTGAAGACATTACAAAGAAAATTGAATCTCGAAGAAAAAAATAA